A window from Malassezia japonica chromosome 1, complete sequence encodes these proteins:
- the ALG9 gene encoding dextrin dextranase (TransMembrane:10 (o20-41i85-103o109-130i142-169o189-215i236-261o300-323i344-368o380-399i420-444o); CAZy:GT22; COG:G; BUSCO:EOG09261FM4; EggNog:ENOG503NV47) has protein sequence MSSAPLLRDHPKLSPPWLPSWAAAFALLLVIRGAAAVWMIIADCDEVYNYWEPVHLLASPDAVRRTPVAAFETWEYAPQYAIRSWAYIALHAVAPSVVLHWANGPFAFYTLRLVLAAVSAAADATLYRSVAVAVNARVARYLLTFLAASAGLAMASVALLPSTFVMYTSSVAMAYAMSRASLANVRRTFGATIAFALGALGGWPYALVIALPFVWEELFLLGADARATTQWAARRWARWGLAVLAASFLAVPIVAVDALAYGRPTFVALNTVLYNVLGRTRGISPELYGVEPWSYYVVNLLLNVSVVAPLAFAALPAVLLTAARVPARFTGDFPGTRTPRKGGAAAVSGSSPSLLLALRLLPVYLWIGMLTAQPHKEERFLYPVYPLLCFNAAVALYILRAWLEAAYLRLTRSPYRASRTILFPLFTLAPLLLACVLGVLRLVALVHHYHAPMDVVQALPDEDATLCYGKEWHRFPSHFFVPRSVDVQFIESEFRGILPHHFVNAPGEHDKHPALEAASLVWPWGNATRHVPTTVNELNKEETDRYVDVARCDYLVDVDFPLRAPTAREPRYAHDDAWTRIACRPFLDAEGSRNAAQGLSLGRRLLATLARTLWLPDMLAHRIPGWDATLRYGDYCLLQRVA, from the exons ATCACCCGAAGCTCAGCCCCCCGTGGCTCCCGAGCTGGGCTGCGGCCTTTGCGCTACTGCTGGTGATCcgtggcgctgctgccgtGTGGATGATCATTGCCGACTGCGACGAAG TGTACAACTACTGGGAGCCCGTGCACCTTCTTGCATCGCCCGATGCGGTCCGCAGGACGCCGGTCGCTGCGTTTGAGACGTGGGAGTATGCGCCGCAGTACGCGATCCGGTCGTGGGCGTACATTGCGCTGCatgccgtcgcgccgtcggtcgTGCTCCACTGGGCCAATGGCCCATTTGCTTTCTAtacgctgcgcctcgtcctcgcggccgtgtcggcggcggcagatGCGACGCTATACCGGAGCGTTGCGGTGGCCGTGaatgcgcgcgtcgcgcgctaCCTACTCACGTtcctcgccgcgtcggccggccTTGCGAtggcgtcggtcgcgctcCTTCCTTCGACGTTTGTCATGTACACGTCAAGCGTCGCGATGGCGTACGCCATGTCGCGCGCTTCGCTTGCGAATGTTCGCCGCACGTTTGGTGCGACCATCGCgtttgcgctcggcgcgctgggcggATGGCCCTATGCGCTGGTCATTGCCTTGCCGTTTGTGTGGGAAGAGCTGTttctcctcggcgcggacgcgcgcgcgacgacgcagtgggccgcgcgccgctgggcaCGCTGGGGCCTCGCTGTGCTTGCGGCGAGTTTCCTAGCCGTGCCgatcgtcgccgtcgacgcgctggccTACGGCCGCCCGACGTTTGTCGCTCTCAATACGGTCCTGTACAATGTGCTGGGCCGCACACGGGGTATTAGCCCCGAGCTGTACGGCGTCGAGCCGTGGTCGTACTACGTGGTGAACCTCTTGCTGAACGTGAGCGTCGTGGCGCCGCTTGCTTTTGCTGCTCTGCCTGCCGTCCTGCtgaccgcggcgcgcgttcCTGCGCGCTTCACGGGCGACTTTcccggcacgcgcacgccgcgcaaaggcggcgcggcggcagtgTCCGGCTCGAGTCCGTCGCTGCttctcgcgctgcgtctgctGCCGGTCTATCTGTGGATCGGCATGCTTACGGCGCAGCCCCACAAGGAAGAGCGTTTCCTGTACCCCGTCTACCCCCTGCTGTGCTTTAatgcggcggtcgcgctgTACATTCTGCGTGCGtggctcgaggcggcctACCTGCGCctgacgcgctcgccgtaccgcgcgtcgcgtacGATCCTCTTCCCCCTCTTtacgcttgcgccgctgctgctaGCCTGTGTGCttggcgtgctgcgccttgtGGCGCTGGTGCACCATTACCACGCGCCGATGGACGtggtgcaggcgctgccaGACGAAGATGCAACGCTGTGCTACGGCAAAGAGTGGCACCGTTTCCCGTCGCACTTTttcgtgccgcgcagcgtcgacgtgcagTTTATCGAGAGCGAGTTCCGTGGCATTCTGCCCCACCACTTTGTAAACGCGCCCGGAGAGCACGACAAGCACCCCGCTCTAgaggccgcgtcgctcgtgtGGCCGTGGGGCAATGCCACGCGCCATGTGCCGACGACCGTCAACGAGCTGAACAAGGAAGAAACGGACCGGTACGTGGACGTGGCGCGCTGCGACtacctcgtcgacgtcgacttcccgctgcgtgcgccgacggcgcgcgagccgcggtatgcgcacgacgacgcatggacgcgcatcgcctgcCGCCCGTTCCTCGACGCAGAAGGCAGCCGCAACGCCGCCCAGGGCCTGtcgctcgggcgccgcctcctcgcgacgctcgcgcggaCCCTGTGGCTGCCCGACATGCTTGCGCACCGCATCCCGGGCTGGGatgcgacgctgcgctacGGGGACTATTgcctgctccagcgcgtAGCCTAG
- the ORC1 gene encoding Origin recognition complex, subunit 1 (COG:L; EggNog:ENOG503NU0T), producing MPRARLQAAWAHARRAEQELAALVEEEDTYNGFPDDLPGAYIQLRREHEALRAKYEEEREAWLAFKAWWRSRVRERRAIKRAQPEPDEVPEAQGSTPSTPRKRRTEITSPVQPPIPTPRRSRERVLQHRTHVRQLLQENPALFKGRPAKPEGTQSPSDDAQKSAHARRQVSSRHRHTDAPDPTPPDYWMQTRRASSRLATRLEEKTEPAVDAGQKRRAEASPTPPRGRAAPKKARAAPKKKGDTAPAEAGPSTPKERVRARPAPQAPSSESESDSDTPVRVRRRARASASAAEMARSLPPLSLPARPHSLHALPDEKLAQLSAHERARRLLHVGATPEALPCRQQQFLDVLECTTDALRAGAGECAYIYGVPGTGKTATVREAIRTLEHRKARGEIPAFQFVEINGMKLASAMQAYTELWSAVHGGKRLHPRAALSRLTAHFNAGNGEHRAPIVVLMDELDLFVTSRQDVIYNLFHWPNLPGSNLVVIAVANTMDLPERTLQPKVASRLGMTRIPFMPYTDRQLLDIVRARLDIDEQGTRVGTSAATQGCEHVFRVDALMFASKRVANVSGDARRMLDVCRRAVELAEHRAAVAGCDADPISILEIREVLDKMARSGRAAHVAALSLHAKLLLSSMYACARRNEVAEVVWGDAPARHARVPTRGIWS from the exons ATGCCGCGTGCGAGGCTCCAAGCGGCGTGGGcccacgcgcggcgcgccgagcaggagcttgcggcgctcgtcgaggaggaagaCACGTACAATGGCTTTCCAGATGACCTGCCGGGTGCGTACATccagctgcggcgcgagcacgaggcgctgcgcgccaagTACGAGGAAGAACGCGAGGCATGGCTCGCATTCAAGGCATGGTGGCGCTCGCGTGTAcgtgagcgccgcgcaatAAAGCGCGCAcagcccgagcccgacgaGGTGCCGGAAGCGCAGGGCAGCACTCCGTCGACGCCACGGAAACGGCGCACAGAAATCACGAGTCCAGTGCAACCCCCGATACCCACAccccgccgcagccgcgagcgcgtgctaCAGCACAGGACGCACGTACGCCAGCTCCTGCAAGAGAACCCGGCGCTCTTTAAAG GCCGCCCAGCGAAGCCCGAGGGGACGCAGAGCCCCAGCGACGACGCACAGAAAAGTgcacacgcacgccgccagGTCTCTTCACGACACCGGCATACGGATGCGCCGGATCCGACACCGCCAGACTACTG GATGCAAACCCGGcgtgcctcgtcgcgcctcgcgacgcgcctcgaggaaaAGACCGAGCCTGCGGTGGATGCGGGGCAAAAGAGACGTGCGGaagcgtcgccgacgcctcctcgagggcgcgctgcgccgaaaaaagcgcgcgctgcgccgaaAAAGAAGGGCGATACTGCCCCTGCCGAGGCGGGTCCGAGCACGCCGAAagagcgcgtgcgtgcgcggcccGCGCCACAAGCGCCCTCTAGCGAGTCCGAATCGGACTCGGATACCCCTGTGCGtgtgcggcggcgtgcgcgtgcgtcggcaTCGGCTGCCGAGATGGCCCGCTCGCTTCCGCCCCTGTCGCTTCCGGCACGCCCCCACTctctgcacgcgctgccggacgagaaactcgcgcagctcagTGCGCatgagcgtgcgcgccgtctTTTGCATGTCGGTGCGACGCCGGAAGCGTTGCCATGCCGCCAGCAGCAGTtcctcgacgtgctcgagtgCACGACCGATGCGCTGcgagccggcgccggcgagtgTGCGTACATCTACGGTGTgcccggcaccggcaagACGGCTACTGTTCGGGAGGCGATCCGTACGCTGGAGCACCGCAAAGCGCGTGGCGAGATCCCCGCCTTTCAGTTTGTCGAGATCAACGGCATGAAACTCGCCAGTGCCATGCAGGCCTATACGGAACTCTGGAGCGCGGTGCACGGCGGCAAGCGGCTGCAcccccgcgccgccctcTCGCGGCTTACGGCCCACTTTAATGCAGGCAATGGTGAGCACCGTGCGCCGATTGTCGTGCTGatggacgagctcgacctgTTTGTCACGTCGCGGCAGGATGTCATCTACAACCTCTTCCACTGGCCCAACCTTCCCGGGAGCAACCTCGTGGTGATTGCCGTGGCGAATACGATGGACCTGCCCGAGCGTACGCTGCAGCCCAAGGTCGCGAGCCGCCTTGGCATGACGCGCATTCCCTTTATGCCTTATACCGATCGCCAGCTCCTGGATATCGTGCGTGCACGCCTCGATATCGACGAGCAAGGCACGCGCGTCGGaacctcggcggcgacccAAGGATGCGAGCACGTCTTTCGCGTCGATGCACTCATGTTTGCCTcgaagcgcgtcgcgaacgtctcgggcgacgcgcggcgcatgctcgacgtgtgccgccgcgccgtcgagctcgccgagcaccgtgcCGCGGTCGCGGGGTGCGACGCGGACCCGATCTCCATCCTCGAGAtccgcgaggtgctcgacaagatggcgcgctcgggccgcgcggcgcacgtcgcggcgctttcGCTGCACGCCAAGCTCCTGCTGTCGAGCATGTatgcgtgcgcacgacgcaACGAGGTCGCCGAAGTGGTCTGGGGTGAC gcgccggctcggcacgcgcgggTCCCCACGCGCGGTATTTGGTCGTGA
- a CDS encoding uncharacterized protein (COG:S; EggNog:ENOG503NZN2) produces the protein MASEPAASQHDQTVTACLAKNSNDSAEHVIKQLLRGPLHHYLGGTSTAERAKHWHWEQGATSPRNAPPSAEELEAVRTYYGYKPESEGGPSELYLQLLADCMLALHYNPMSGVVSPQILASTGVVPLSIFSTGPDIVQHYYHCIVDAKEEVVLLTNYWQQGKNVDKISDAIRELNSRTKARGGKIVMKIMWDRGPQTLADLFRMRKPVPPAKWKANGLPAPDELTHIDLEILNYHRPIMGTFHAKLLLVDRSVALLNSINIQDRPNLEACIRLEGDIVNAVYDHALISWGNELNPPLPCLGRPASPHVDASAFLQGGNSMPQLSQEQLKIMSRTAISQLKMDDQETERQQAIPMRVHIADLVEHMIQARANATDQRAAQNAAPSSKVDQETAVRRAAAIWKNKARAAQDRPRETSPGPLAGSALRMLGKDSSSSWNVQRNQLATTRGANINPSIAAQRLARITSSLDFANNSRVRGELRPEVIEQSRGGWDAQHMMGLLDFEPLIFHTPHEPVPMALVNRRPWGRPGHDDIQNPQAAAWLAGFRYAKKHVFIQSPTLNATPVRAAVLACVRRGVRVELWLDLGFNDKSESMPFQGGTNEQVVAKMYKALHQEGKGYERFLEVYWYTGKDMDRPLNAVRKQRNCHVKFAAIDGRVGILGSGNQDTQSWYHSQEINVMVDSKQIVSEWVTALRSNQSTHIYGKVDQATGLWRGKQGNQLPDTGKDPEQDEAS, from the coding sequence ATGGCTTCGGAGCCTGCTGCTTCGCAGCACGACCAGACGGTGACAGCATGCCTCGCAAAGAATAGCAATGATTCTGCTGAGCATGTAATCAAACAATTGCTGCGTGGCCCCCTGCACCACTacctcggcggcacgagcaCAGCTGAGCGTGCCAAGCACTGGCACTGGGAGCAGGGCGCAACCTCTCCCCGGAACGCGCCCCCCAGTGCGGAAGAGTTGGAGGCGGTGCGTACATACTATGGGTACAAGCCCGAGTCCGAGGGTGGCCCTAGCGAGCTCTATCTCCAGCTGCTGGCCGACTGCATGCTGGCGCTGCACTACAACCCCATGAGCGGTGTCGTCTCGCCGCAGATCCTTGCGTCGACCGGTGTCGTGCCTCTGTCGATCTTTTCGACAGGCCCCGACATTGTCCAGCATTATTACCACTGTATTGTGGACGCCAAAGAAGAGGTCGTGCTCCTGACCAACTACTGGCAGCAAGGCAAGAACGTCGACAAGATCTCGGACGCGATCCGCGAGCTCAACAGCCGCACCaaagcgcgcggcggcaaaATTGTGATGAAGATCATGTGGGACCGTGGCCCTCAGACGCTGGCGGACCTCTTCCGGATGCGCAAGCCCGTGCCGCCGGCCAAGTGGAAGGCCAACGGTCtgcctgcgccggacgagctGACCCACATCGACCTCGAGATTCTCAACTACCACCGCCCGATCATGGGCACCTTCCACGCAAAGCTCCTCCTGGTAGACCGAtcggtcgcgctgctcaacAGCATTAATATCCAGGACCGCCCGAACCTCGAGGCGTgcatccgcctcgaggGCGATATCGTGAACGCCGTGTACGACCACGCGCTCATCTCGTGGGGCAACGAGCTGAACCCTCCGCTGCCGTGCCTCGGGCGtcccgcgtcgccgcatgtcgacgcgagcgccttTTTGCAAGGCGGCAACTCCATGCCGCAGCTCTCGCAAGAGCAGCTCAAAATTatgtcgcgcaccgccatCTCCCAGCTCAAAATGGACGACCAGGAGACCGAACGGCAGCAGGCAATCCCGATGCGGGTGCACATcgcggacctcgtcgagcacatGATCCAGGCGCGTGCGAATGCCACGGAtcagcgcgcggcacaaAATGCCGCGCCTTCGTCCAAGGTCGACCAAGAaacggcggtgcgccgtgcggcggccaTCTGGAAGAacaaggcgcgcgccgcacaggACCGGCCGCGCGAGACGAGCCCGGGGCCGCTGGCGGgcagtgcgctgcgcatgctcggcaaagacagcagcagcagctggAACGTGCAGCGCAATCAGCTGGCAACTACGCGCGGGGCCAACATTAATCCGTcgatcgcggcgcagcgccttgcgcgcatCACCAGCTCGCTCGACTTTGCGAACAACTCGCgggtgcgcggcgagctgcgccctGAAGTCATTGAGCAGAGCCGTGGCGGATGGGACGCGCAGCACATGATgggcctgctcgactttGAGCCGCTCATCTTCCACACACCGCACGAGCCCGTGCCGATGGCGCTGGTGAACCGCCGCCCGTGGGGCCGTCCCGGGCACGATGACATCCAAAATCCCCAGGCGGCCGCGTGGCTCGCCGGCTTCCGCTACGCCAAGAAACACGTTTTCATTCAGAGTCCCACGCTGAATGCGACGCCTGTGCGTGCAGCGGTCCttgcgtgcgtgcgccgcggcgtgcgcgtggaGCTGTGGCTGGATCTCGGCTTCAACGACAAGAGCGAAAGCATGCCCTTCCAGGGCGGCACGAACGAACAAGTGGTCGCAAAAATGTACAAGGCACTGCACCAGGAAGGCAAAGGCTACGAGCGTTTCCTGGAAGTCTACTGGTACACCGGAAAAGACATGGACCGCCCTTTGAATGCtgtgcgcaagcagcgcaacTGCCACGTAAAGTTTGCCGCGATCGACGGACGCGTCGGCAtcctcggcagcggcaacCAGGACACCCAGAGCTGGTATCACTCGCAAGAGATCAATGTCATGGTCGACAGCAAGCAAATCGTCTCGGAGTGGGTcactgcgctgcgcagcaacCAGTCGACGCACATTTACGGCAAGGTCGACCAGGCCACCGGCCTGTGGCGCGGCAAGCAGGGCAACCAGCTCCCGGATACCGGCAAAGACCCAGAACAGGACGAGGCGTCGTAG
- the MET12 gene encoding methylenetetrahydrofolate reductase [NAD(P)H] (COG:E; EggNog:ENOG503NVAK) yields MSVQRREASRIDEKLAEGGDAYVWSLEFFPPKTVEGLANLFARIHRMAGNLRPGWVHVTWGASGSTRNSSLELAVRVQKGILDPVVPWDTEEADAAPPGTNGCDVCLHLTCTNVERTILDATLAQAKRAGIRNILALRGDPPRGEEYWIASDTRFQHAIDLVRYIRAQHGDYFCIGVASYPEGFTEETQCDIYRDLDFLKQKQEAGAQFVVTQFFYDVDLFVRWVQLCRKRGITIPIIPGIMPIQNYSSFRRMTNLCHVTTPPDLIQALEGVRMDDAKVKDFGVQFAEQTIAKIKKETDIRAFHIYTLNLEKSVTRVVNALQAPDAAPPVAPKSPTSNWPTVSGWETWDEFPNGRYGDARSPAFGELDGYGASLKVPPEEATRLWGAPVDEDDIAKLFTAYVSGKLSCIPWCDIPVWDETVQLLPTLLRLNQPKSEGGKSWWTVGSQPAVDGIDSGDPTFGFGPSNGFIFQKSFVELFVTDAEKEALVKAIDASTTPVTYFAGTCDPETFETNVEANGLNAVTWGVFPGKEVAQSTIIEEQSFRAWCEEAFAIWSEWELLFPARSATRKLLRSIHDTRWLVTVVHHDYKDPDALWKLLDGL; encoded by the coding sequence ATGAGCGtccagcggcgcgaggcgtcgcGTATCGACGagaagctcgccgagggcggcgaTGCGTATGTGTGGTCGCTCGAGTTCTTCCCCCCCAAGACGGTCGAGGGTCTTGCCAACCTCTTTGCGCGTATCCACCGCATGGCGGGCAATCTGCGCCCCGGCTGGGTGCATGTGACATGGGGCGCCAGCGGGTCGACACGCAACAGCTCGCTGGAGCTTGCGGTGCGCGTGCAGAAAGGCATCCTCGACCCCGTCGTGCCGTGGGATACCGAAGAGGCggatgctgcgccgcccggcacgAACGGATGCGACGTGTGTCTGCATCTGACATGCACCaatgtcgagcgcacgaTCCTCGATGCtacgctcgcgcaggcgaaACGTGCCGGGATCCGCAACATCCTTGCCCTCCGTGGTGATCCTCCTCGTGGCGAGGAGTACTGGATCGCGTCCGATACGCGATTCCAGCACGCGATCGACCTCGTGCGCTATAttcgtgcgcagcacggcgacTATTTCTGTATCGGTGTCGCGAGCTACCCCGAAGGCTTTACCGAGGAGACGCAGTGCGACATCTACCGCGATCTCGACTTTTTGAAGCAGAAACAGGAAGCGGGCGCGCAGTTTGTCGTGACGCAGTTCTTTTACGATGTCGACCTCTTTGTGCGATGGGTCCAGCTGTGCCGCAAGCGCGGCATCACGATTCCCATTATTCCCGGCATTATGCCGATCCAAAACTACAGCAGCTTCCGGCGCATGACGAATCTCTGTCATGTCACCACGCCCCCGGACCTgatccaggcgctcgagggAGTCCGGATGGACGACGCCAAAGTGAAAGATTTTGGCGTGCAGTTTGCCGAGCAGACCATCGCCAAGATCAAGAAGGAGACGGATATCCGCGCATTTCACATCTACACGCTGAACCTCGAAAAGAGCGTGACCCGCGTCGTGAATGCGCTCCAAgcgccggacgccgcgcccccGGTCGCCCCCaagtcgccgacgagcaaCTGGCCGACGGTGTCTGGCTGGGAGACCTGGGACGAGTTCCCCAATGGTCGTTACGGTGACGCGCGTAGTCCTGCGTTTGGTGAGCTCGATGGCTACGGCGCCAGCCTCAAGGTCCCCCCGGAAGAAGCGACGCGTCTCTGGGGCGCGCCCGTCGACGAAGACGACATTGCGAAGCTCTTTACCGCGTACGTCTCTGGCAAGCTCTCGTGCATCCCGTGGTGCGATATTCCGGTGTGGGACGAGACGGTGCAGCTCCTTCCGACGCTTTTGCGCCTTAACCAGCCCAAGAGCGAAGGCGGCAAGAGCTGGTGGACGGTCGGCTCGCAGCCCGCTGTCGACGGCATCGACAGCGGCGACCCCACCTTTGGCTTCGGGCCGAGCAACGGCTTCATCTTCCAAAAGTCCTTTGTCGAGCTCTTTGTGACCGAcgccgagaaggaggcgcTGGTCAAGGCCATCGACGCGAGCACCACGCCGGTGACCTACTTTGCCGGCACGTGCGATCCCGAGACGTTTGAGACGAACGTCGAAGCGAATGGTCTGAACGCCGTGACCTGGGGCGTGTTCCCGGGCAAGGAAGTCGCGCAGTCGACCATCATCGAAGAGCAGTCGTTCCGTGCGTGGTGTGAAGAGGCGTTTGCGATCTGGAGCGAGTGGGAGCTGCTGTTCCCTGCGCGCTCCGCCACCCGCAAGCTCCTGCGCTCGATTCACGACACGCGCTGGCTGGTGACCGTCGTGCACCACGACTACAAGGATCCCGACGCACTCTGGAAGCTGCTCGATGGGTTGTAA
- a CDS encoding uncharacterized protein (BUSCO:EOG09263F11; COG:S; EggNog:ENOG503Q37R), with product MAAPRCDDESDYGTDDELEVSNVHLGLADGPLEAEDEENPLVSRIGGRPAWLPLRAENVPPASLVECAACKQPMQLLVQIFAPLEDSPYDRNLLVWGCAHAACQRKAQGSVRVVRMLKHNDRWAAKLEKQRQRREAREARIAEQKKKEADADAERARRELSSNPFSMSGKGTTPSLFGSGSLFDAKPADAPAPQKEEQKEEVQENDEDDDEDDYDEDERLAEELAIKASLEEQRAQLGADKDWARTAARYTPALYLNTIPEPARNVEAAEQPSKATLARAQETGADMDEGDEEEYEQMTVEGMDTIFERFTARLGSEARQVVRYEYDGAPLPFSGAGSVYKKLWPNGQYTAQSVPPCEKCGAPRVFEVQLMPNLANLLRADRLEGLGERAGGDSEAQRRAEIASTLGLPMDADASQMPTGIVWSTVFVFVCSKDCTPSPAEGWAEEWAGVQFEGEL from the exons AtggcagcgccgcgatgcgATGACGAGTCGGATTACGGtacggacgacgagctcgaggtaTCGAAcgtgcacctcggcctcgcggacGGACCACTAGAGGCGGAAGACGAAGAGAACCCGTTGGtgtcgcgcatcggcggGCGCCCTGCGTGgctgccgctgcgtgcAGAGAATGTTCCCCCGGCGTCGCTGGTCGAGTGCGCGGCATGCAAGCAGCCGATGCAGCTCCTGGTGCAAAtctttgcgccgctcgaggactCGCCGTACGACCGCAACCTGCTCGTGTGGGGATGTGCACATGCCGCGTgccagcgcaaggcccAAGGAAG TGTGCGCGTAGTCCGTATGCTCAAGCACAATGATCGCTGGGCGGCGAAGCTCGAAaagcagcgccagcgccgcgaggcgcgcgaggcgcgcatcgccgagcaaaagaagaaggaggccgacgccgacgcggagcgcgcacgccgcgagctctCCTCCAACCCTTTCTCGATGTCGGGCAAGGGTacgacgccgtcgctctTTGGCAGCGGCTCACTCTTTGACGCCAAGCCGgcagacgcgcctgcgccccaAAAGGAAGAGCAGAAAGAGGAGGTCCAAGAGAacgacgaagacgacgacgaagacgacTATGACGAAGACGAACGCCTGGCGGAAGAGCTGGCCATCAAAGCCTCGCTAgaggagcagcgtgcgcagctcggcgccgacaAGGACTGggcgcgcacggctgcCCGCTATACCCCCGCATTATACCTGAACACGATCCCCGAGCCGGCGCGCAacgtcgaggccgccgagcagccgtccaaggcgacgctcgcacGTGCCCAAGAGACCGGTGCGGACATGGACGaaggcgacgaggaggagtaCGAGCAAATGACCGTCGAAGGTATGGACACTATCTTTGAGCGCTTCACCGCACGCCTCGGCTCAGAGGCGCGGCAAGTCGTACGATACGAgtacgacggcgcgccgttgCCTTTCTCCGGTGCCGGCTCGGTGTACAAGAAGCTGTGGCCCAACGGCCAGTACACGGCCCAGAGCGTTCCCCCATGCGAAAAgtgcggagcgccgcgtgtaTTCGAGGTGCAGCTCATGCCGAACCTTGCCAACCTCCTCCGTGCCGACCGCCTCGaaggcctcggcgagcgcgccggcggcgacagcgaggcgcagcgccgcgccgagatTGCCTCAacgctcggcctgccgaTGGACGCGGATGCCTCGCAGATGCCTACTGGCATTGTCTGGAGCACCGTGTTCGTGTTTGTCTGCAGCAAGGACTGCACACCTAGCCCCGCCGAGGGCTGGGCCGAAGAGTGGGCCGGCGTCCAGTTTGAGGGCGAATTGTAG
- the GRX5 gene encoding monothiol glutaredoxin grx5 (EggNog:ENOG503P2U5; COG:O) has product MFVRQAASTFLRPSLAVPRVAAHSAITPSLVRLLSTQTRTKIQNAVKEDPLVVFMKGSPEMPQCGFSRAVLQILQVQGVKPDLVATYNCLEDQELRDGIKEFSDWPTIPQVYINGEFVGGCDIMLNMHQTGELESMLQKAGLLIDAAGEDKPKAE; this is encoded by the exons ATGTTTGTTCGTCAGGCCGCCTCGACTTTCCTG CGGCCATCGCTCGCCGTTCCCCGTGTTGCCGCGCACTCGGCCATTacgccgtcgctcgtgcgcctgctctCTACCCAGACCCGTACCAAGATCCAGAATGCGGTCAAGGAAGACCCGCTGGTGGTCTTCATGAAGGGCTCTCCCGAGATGCCGCAATGCGGTTTCTCGCGCGCTGTGCTCCAGATCCTGCAGGTGCAGGGCGTCAAGCCCGACCTTGTGGCGACGTACAACTGCCTCGAGGACCAGGAACTGCGCGATGGTATCAAGGAGTTTAGCGACTGGCCTACCATTCCCCAGGTCTACATCAACGGCGAGTTTGTCGGTGGCTGCGATATCATGCTGAACA TGCACCAGAccggcgagctcgagtcgaTGCTCCAAAAGGCCGGCCTCTTGATTGACGCTGCCGGCGAGGACaagcccaaggccgagtAG